In Vitis riparia cultivar Riparia Gloire de Montpellier isolate 1030 chromosome 19, EGFV_Vit.rip_1.0, whole genome shotgun sequence, the following proteins share a genomic window:
- the LOC117908834 gene encoding protein RALF-like 19: MAPRIGLLLLLLLLLASAMVESAAALFSEANWGLTHFAGADLGGRRACNGLVGDCIDPYAETMMDSEVSRRTLAQGGKFISYGALKKNNVPCNRRGRSYYNCRKGGRANPYQRGCSTITHCARYTN; this comes from the coding sequence ATGGCTCCTAGGATTgggctgctgctgctgcttctCCTCCTCCTGGCTTCGGCCATGGTGGAGTCCGCAGCAGCGTTGTTCAGTGAGGCCAACTGGGGCCTCACACATTTTGCAGGTGCCGATCTTGGTGGCAGGCGGGCATGCAATGGGCTTGTTGGGGACTGCATTGACCCATATGCAGAGACGATGATGGACAGTGAGGTGAGCCGACGAACGCTGGCTCAGGGAGGGAAGTTCATCAGCTATGGTGCGCTCAAGAAGAACAATGTGCCCTGCAACCGCCGTGGCAGATCCTACTACAACTGCAGGAAGGGAGGAAGGGCTAACCCTTACCAGCGTGGCTGCAGCACCATCACACATTGTGCTAGATACACCAACtga